In the genome of Polaribacter atrinae, one region contains:
- a CDS encoding YdeI/OmpD-associated family protein, with product MKEIEEFYFKNDIEWRNWLSKNYDLSKGVYLIFYKVENIEESMRWEDAVKVALCFGWIDATVKSLGDGKRRQYFCPRKQKSVWSAVNKKHIKNLIANNLMHQSGLDIIEVAKQNGSWTVLDTVEKGIVPNDLQLAFAKNETAYTNFKNFAPSYRKHYLYWIHQAKRETTRKNRIIEIIRLCSKNIKTRGTR from the coding sequence ATGAAAGAAATAGAAGAATTTTACTTTAAAAATGATATTGAATGGCGTAATTGGTTGTCTAAAAATTATGATTTATCCAAAGGGGTTTACCTTATATTTTATAAAGTAGAAAATATAGAGGAATCTATGCGTTGGGAAGATGCGGTAAAAGTTGCCTTATGTTTTGGTTGGATAGATGCTACTGTAAAAAGTTTAGGCGATGGAAAACGTAGGCAATATTTTTGCCCAAGGAAACAAAAAAGTGTTTGGAGTGCCGTAAATAAAAAGCATATTAAAAATTTAATTGCTAATAATTTAATGCACCAAAGTGGATTAGATATTATAGAAGTTGCAAAACAAAATGGTTCTTGGACAGTCTTGGATACGGTAGAAAAAGGAATCGTACCAAATGATTTACAACTTGCCTTTGCTAAAAACGAAACCGCTTATACCAATTTTAAAAACTTTGCCCCAAGTTATAGAAAGCATTATTTATACTGGATACATCAAGCAAAAAGAGAAACCACAAGAAAAAACCGAATTATAGAAATAATTCGGTTGTGTAGTAAAAATATTAAAACTCGTGGAACGAGGTAA
- a CDS encoding vWA domain-containing protein, with translation MKNNNKRKGFVFKTYEAENQSPFEKLFEIFKELITHTSGDFDEAIDWLRSLDKEYKLTDENYTIDDFIEDLKKKGYIKEEIKGDGTGGTKITPKTERAIRQQALNHIFGKIKRSGSGNHKSKSPGIGDEHTGDLRAYQFGDSLDKVSVTESIRNAQINNGIDNFNLTENDLVVEETMHKSQMSTVLMIDISHSMILYGEDRITPAKKVAMALAELITTRYPKDTLDIIVFGNDAWAIKIKDLPYLQVGPYHTNTVAGLQLAMDLLRRKRNTNKQIFMITDGKPSCLRLPDGQYYKNSNGLDKYIVNKCYAMAQQARKLHIPITTFMIAQDPYLMQFIKAFTKANQGKAFYTGLKGLGEMIFEDYETNRKKRIKG, from the coding sequence ATGAAAAACAATAACAAAAGAAAAGGTTTTGTCTTTAAAACTTATGAAGCAGAAAATCAATCTCCTTTCGAAAAATTATTCGAAATTTTTAAGGAATTGATTACACATACTTCTGGTGATTTTGATGAAGCGATAGATTGGTTACGTTCTTTAGACAAAGAATATAAATTGACCGATGAAAATTATACCATAGATGATTTTATTGAAGATTTAAAGAAGAAAGGCTATATAAAAGAGGAGATTAAAGGTGATGGAACTGGTGGTACTAAGATTACTCCAAAAACAGAACGTGCCATTCGTCAGCAAGCGTTGAATCATATCTTTGGAAAAATAAAAAGAAGTGGTTCTGGTAACCATAAAAGCAAATCTCCTGGAATAGGAGATGAACATACCGGAGATTTAAGAGCGTATCAATTTGGAGATTCATTAGACAAGGTTTCGGTTACAGAAAGCATTAGAAATGCACAAATTAATAACGGAATTGATAATTTTAATTTAACCGAAAATGATTTGGTGGTGGAAGAAACCATGCATAAAAGCCAAATGAGTACGGTTTTAATGATTGATATTAGTCATTCTATGATTTTATATGGAGAAGACAGAATTACTCCTGCTAAAAAAGTAGCCATGGCCTTGGCAGAATTAATTACTACACGTTACCCAAAAGACACCTTAGATATTATTGTTTTTGGTAATGATGCTTGGGCAATTAAAATTAAAGATCTACCATATTTACAAGTAGGACCTTATCATACAAATACAGTTGCTGGTTTACAATTAGCAATGGATTTATTGAGAAGAAAAAGAAATACCAACAAACAAATTTTTATGATTACCGATGGAAAGCCAAGTTGTTTGCGTTTACCAGACGGACAATATTATAAAAATAGTAATGGCTTAGATAAGTATATTGTAAACAAATGTTATGCAATGGCGCAACAAGCTAGAAAATTACACATTCCAATTACCACTTTTATGATTGCTCAAGATCCATATTTAATGCAGTTTATAAAAGCGTTTACAAAAGCGAATCAAGGAAAAGCTTTTTATACGGGTTTAAAAGGTTTGGGAGAAATGATTTTTGAAGATTACGAAACCAATAGAAAAAAGAGAATTAAAGGTTAA
- a CDS encoding carbohydrate kinase family protein has translation MSKIVCFGEVLWDVFPTHKKIGGAPLNVAVRLKSFNNDVAMISAVGNDVLGKTILKYINDLKINAEAVEVLEEFTTGEVAVSLNEKGAATYKIVHPKAWDKIPFTAKSSELVKQADAFVFGSLITRDDVSKNTLYQLLELAKYAVFDVNLRAPFYNNEILIDLMCKADFIKFNDDELYEISAFLGSPFHNLEQNIHFIAEKTKTAHICVTKGEHGAVLLYNHQLYYNSGYQIKVKDTVGSGDSFLASLISKLINGASPQKAIDFACAVGALVAEKEGANPIITEKEILDFSRV, from the coding sequence ATGTCTAAAATTGTATGTTTTGGTGAAGTTTTATGGGATGTTTTTCCTACTCATAAAAAAATAGGAGGAGCCCCTTTAAATGTTGCCGTTCGTTTAAAATCTTTTAACAATGATGTTGCCATGATTAGTGCTGTTGGTAATGATGTTTTAGGTAAAACGATTTTGAAATACATCAATGACTTAAAAATAAACGCTGAAGCTGTAGAAGTTTTAGAAGAGTTTACAACTGGGGAAGTTGCTGTGTCCTTAAACGAAAAGGGTGCAGCAACTTATAAAATAGTGCATCCAAAAGCGTGGGATAAAATTCCATTTACAGCAAAATCATCAGAATTGGTAAAACAAGCTGATGCTTTTGTTTTTGGAAGTTTAATTACAAGAGACGATGTTTCTAAGAATACACTTTACCAACTATTAGAATTGGCTAAATATGCTGTTTTTGATGTGAATTTAAGAGCGCCTTTTTATAACAATGAAATTCTTATTGATTTAATGTGTAAAGCTGATTTTATAAAATTTAATGATGACGAATTGTATGAGATAAGTGCTTTTTTAGGCTCTCCATTTCATAATTTAGAGCAAAACATACACTTTATAGCAGAAAAAACTAAAACAGCACATATATGTGTTACCAAAGGAGAACATGGTGCTGTTTTATTATATAATCATCAGTTGTATTATAATAGTGGCTATCAAATAAAAGTAAAAGATACTGTTGGATCTGGAGATTCTTTTTTAGCATCATTAATAAGTAAATTAATAAATGGTGCATCACCACAAAAAGCAATTGATTTTGCTTGTGCAGTAGGAGCATTGGTTGCAGAAAAAGAAGGAGCAAACCCAATAATAACTGAAAAAGAAATTTTAGATTTTAGCAGAGTATAA
- a CDS encoding succinylglutamate desuccinylase/aspartoacylase family protein, with amino-acid sequence MSNKPFVLLGKVIPLGKRTVLDLEVAKLHTRTTVKVPIIIERSNNPGPVVLLLAGIHGDETNGVGIIREIINLKINKPKTGTIICIPVFNIFGYLIQTREFPDGRDLNRMFPGSAGGSLASQFAYQFTKEIAPIVDYVIDFHTGGGDRDNIAQIRCSKEDEKALELAKVFNPPMIVFSENITKSLRDTLHKMGKTVLLFEGGKSKELSPTIINEGVNGTKNVLIRLGLIEGDITVKATPVFVHKAKWIRSSDSGMFKIRVANGSFVKKREVLGVIQDPFGEFKKKIYAPFDCHIFCINKTPIVNKGDALFHVSVEE; translated from the coding sequence ATGTCGAATAAACCATTTGTTCTTTTAGGAAAAGTAATTCCTTTAGGAAAGCGTACCGTTTTAGATTTAGAAGTAGCAAAATTACATACAAGAACTACTGTTAAGGTTCCTATAATTATAGAACGTTCCAATAATCCTGGACCTGTTGTTTTATTGCTTGCAGGTATTCATGGTGATGAAACAAATGGAGTAGGAATTATTAGAGAAATCATTAATTTAAAAATTAATAAACCAAAAACCGGAACCATTATTTGTATTCCTGTTTTTAATATTTTCGGCTATTTAATTCAAACTAGAGAGTTTCCTGACGGACGTGATTTAAATAGAATGTTTCCTGGTTCTGCAGGAGGCTCATTAGCTAGTCAATTTGCATATCAATTTACTAAAGAAATTGCTCCGATTGTAGATTACGTTATCGATTTTCATACAGGTGGTGGAGATCGCGATAATATTGCACAAATAAGATGTAGTAAAGAAGATGAAAAAGCATTAGAATTGGCTAAGGTTTTTAACCCTCCAATGATTGTTTTTTCTGAAAATATTACTAAATCCCTAAGAGATACATTACATAAAATGGGTAAAACCGTTTTACTTTTCGAAGGGGGAAAATCAAAAGAACTAAGTCCTACAATTATTAACGAAGGTGTAAACGGAACTAAAAATGTATTAATCCGTTTAGGCTTAATTGAAGGAGACATTACCGTAAAAGCAACACCCGTTTTTGTGCATAAAGCAAAATGGATAAGATCTTCTGATTCTGGAATGTTTAAAATTAGAGTTGCCAACGGAAGTTTTGTGAAAAAAAGAGAAGTTTTAGGTGTTATTCAAGATCCTTTTGGGGAGTTTAAAAAGAAAATTTATGCACCATTTGATTGTCATATTTTCTGTATTAATAAAACACCAATTGTAAATAAAGGTGATGCTTTGTTTCATGTAAGTGTAGAAGAATAA
- a CDS encoding glycosyltransferase — MKSILMISLHGYVGANAELGKPDTGGQVVYVLELADRFSRLGKRVDLVTRQFEDQPEYDHVDDNFNVWRIPFGGKKFIRKEDMHDHLKKFVTNTLAAIKKENKKYDVVYSHYWDAGWAGQKIAEELGICHVHTPHSLGWWKQHSMGSDMDEKEMEKTYRFKERIRKEYFVYQMCNFVIATTLPQVDLLVQQYDVLSRNCSMIPPGIDENRFFPVPSKENDKIRLKYDIKPTDILALGRMAHNKGYDLLLHALPTVFELCPEARLVAAIGGDSQQDRDGIEKLKELAQELGVMDKIKWKNYIADEDLANVYRSASVFVMPSRYEPFGMVAIEAMACGTPSVITVHGGLYDLIDFGNQGLFADPHRPKEFGAMMAMPLLYPKLRNEMSVEGARFARRNFGWTGIAKRMLAIFSSSISQRTSESNIY, encoded by the coding sequence ATGAAATCAATATTAATGATCTCTTTACACGGATATGTTGGAGCAAATGCTGAATTAGGAAAACCAGATACAGGAGGTCAAGTAGTATATGTATTAGAATTAGCAGATAGATTTAGTCGATTAGGAAAACGTGTAGATTTGGTAACACGGCAGTTTGAAGATCAACCAGAATATGACCACGTAGATGATAATTTTAATGTGTGGAGAATCCCTTTTGGAGGTAAAAAATTCATCAGAAAAGAAGATATGCACGATCATCTTAAAAAATTTGTGACCAATACATTGGCTGCGATAAAAAAAGAAAACAAGAAATATGATGTGGTGTATTCTCATTATTGGGATGCAGGTTGGGCAGGACAAAAAATTGCAGAAGAATTAGGAATTTGTCATGTACATACACCACACTCTTTAGGTTGGTGGAAACAGCACTCTATGGGAAGTGATATGGATGAGAAAGAGATGGAGAAAACTTATCGATTTAAAGAGCGTATCAGAAAAGAATATTTTGTGTATCAGATGTGTAATTTTGTCATTGCTACCACGCTTCCTCAAGTAGATTTATTAGTACAGCAATATGATGTGTTGTCTCGAAATTGTAGCATGATTCCTCCCGGAATTGATGAAAATAGGTTTTTCCCTGTTCCGTCTAAAGAGAATGATAAAATTCGATTAAAATATGATATCAAGCCAACCGATATTTTAGCGTTGGGTAGAATGGCGCATAATAAAGGCTATGATTTGTTATTGCACGCTTTACCTACTGTTTTTGAGTTGTGTCCGGAAGCGAGATTAGTTGCGGCAATTGGAGGAGATTCGCAACAAGATAGAGACGGAATAGAGAAGTTAAAAGAATTAGCCCAAGAATTGGGAGTAATGGATAAAATTAAGTGGAAAAATTACATTGCTGATGAAGATTTAGCAAACGTATATAGATCTGCAAGTGTTTTTGTAATGCCTTCTAGATATGAACCTTTTGGCATGGTTGCTATTGAGGCAATGGCTTGCGGAACACCAAGTGTAATAACTGTTCACGGAGGTTTATATGATTTAATTGACTTTGGAAATCAAGGTTTATTTGCAGATCCACACAGACCAAAAGAATTTGGAGCAATGATGGCAATGCCTCTTTTATATCCAAAATTAAGAAATGAAATGTCTGTAGAAGGGGCTCGTTTTGCGCGTCGTAATTTTGGTTGGACGGGAATTGCTAAAAGAATGCTAGCTATTTTTTCTAGCTCTATTAGTCAAAGAACTTCTGAGTCTAATATTTATTAA
- a CDS encoding magnesium chelatase has translation MNLENIKTLGELVKSGYTSRSIKDELRENLISKIKSKETVFKGVHGYENTVIPELERAILSKHNINLLGLRGQAKTRLARLMVDLLDEYIPVVTGSEINDDPLNPISRFAIELIKEKGDATPIYWMHRNERFAEKLATPDVTVADIIGDVDPVKAANLKLSYADDRVIHYGMIPRANRCIFVINELPDLQARIQVALFNILQEGDIQIRGFKLRLPLDMQFVFTANPEDYTNRGSIVTPLKDRIGSQILTHYPEDIETAKTITQQEANKVGSQKEFISVPELAKDLLEQIVFEARESEYIDAKSGVSARLSISAFENLLSTAERRALLSGDEKTMIRLNDFDGIIPAITGKVELVYEGEQEGAQVVAETLIKNAIKTLFPSYFPEIKKLEKQEEESPYDDIISWFFNADEDFELLDEHTGAEYKAELDKVKPLDAFLKKHQPNMNEADAYFVKEFILWALVEFKKLSKYRFAEGTQFKDPYGNFISGL, from the coding sequence ATGAATTTAGAAAATATAAAAACATTAGGCGAATTAGTGAAATCTGGATATACATCTAGATCTATAAAAGACGAGTTAAGAGAAAATCTTATTAGTAAAATAAAAAGTAAAGAAACCGTTTTTAAAGGAGTGCATGGGTATGAGAATACGGTGATTCCAGAATTAGAACGAGCTATTTTGAGCAAACATAATATTAATTTATTAGGTTTAAGAGGGCAAGCAAAAACACGTTTGGCTAGATTGATGGTCGATTTATTGGATGAATATATTCCGGTGGTTACAGGTTCTGAAATTAACGATGATCCTTTAAACCCTATTTCTAGATTTGCCATTGAGTTGATTAAAGAAAAAGGAGATGCAACTCCCATTTATTGGATGCACAGAAACGAACGTTTTGCAGAGAAATTGGCTACGCCAGATGTTACTGTAGCAGATATTATTGGTGATGTAGATCCTGTAAAAGCAGCAAACTTAAAATTGAGTTATGCAGATGATAGAGTTATTCATTACGGAATGATTCCACGTGCTAACAGATGTATTTTTGTAATTAATGAATTACCAGATTTACAAGCTAGAATTCAGGTTGCGCTTTTCAATATTTTACAAGAAGGAGATATTCAAATTAGAGGATTTAAATTACGCTTACCTTTAGATATGCAATTTGTGTTTACAGCAAATCCGGAAGATTATACCAATAGAGGAAGTATCGTTACCCCTCTAAAAGATAGAATTGGTTCGCAAATTTTAACACATTATCCAGAGGATATTGAAACAGCTAAAACAATTACACAGCAAGAAGCAAACAAGGTTGGTTCTCAAAAGGAATTTATTTCAGTACCAGAGTTGGCAAAAGACTTGTTAGAACAAATTGTTTTTGAAGCAAGAGAAAGTGAGTATATCGATGCTAAAAGTGGGGTAAGTGCCCGTTTAAGTATTTCTGCTTTCGAGAATTTATTAAGTACAGCAGAAAGAAGAGCTCTACTTTCGGGTGATGAAAAAACAATGATTCGTTTAAATGATTTCGACGGAATTATTCCTGCAATTACAGGAAAAGTGGAGTTGGTCTATGAAGGAGAACAAGAAGGAGCGCAAGTAGTAGCAGAAACATTAATTAAAAATGCTATTAAGACATTATTTCCAAGTTATTTTCCGGAGATAAAAAAATTAGAGAAACAAGAAGAAGAATCTCCTTATGATGATATTATTTCGTGGTTTTTTAACGCTGATGAAGATTTTGAATTGTTAGATGAGCATACAGGAGCAGAATACAAAGCAGAGTTAGATAAGGTAAAACCGTTAGATGCTTTCCTTAAAAAGCATCAACCAAATATGAATGAAGCAGATGCTTATTTTGTAAAAGAATTTATTCTTTGGGCATTAGTAGAGTTTAAAAAACTTAGCAAATATCGTTTTGCAGAAGGAACTCAATTTAAAGATCCTTATGGTAATTTTATAAGTGGTCTCTAA
- a CDS encoding HAD-IIB family hydrolase, with protein MTVNSLNVENKIKLLSFDIDNTLIDFHTYKSNFKKIWEKYQDQTDAILTYNTGRLIEDVLDLIDKKVLPEPGYIISGVGTHIYNYKKGAIEKEFNDVLDDGWNLDSVENIVQKITHPISDQPSKFQHSYKRSYFFHDASNDLIDEIAQDFADANMDVNVVYSGNKFLDILPKWANKGNALQWLLRRLDLKSDQVLVAGDSGNDSAMFDLKEVSGIVVANAHDELYLYTKHKKVYHTEKEKGDGIIEGLIFYEILPKDALEDTKIDHSEDFFIKKELDNIALEDDDEKIALIQEGYVKAIEALRKNITPLGFSACSIKDNIPNGTDENYHSVWARDGAITVIGSLSLIEDEEIHQCQRQTLITLLENISRNGQIPANVRLKDGEPDYSGVGGICSIDSGIWVVIAFYEYVNVTKDIQFLRKYIGDIKETMRWLGAHDSNNDALLEIPEAGDWTDLFGRSYNILYDEILWYRSNVCFGRMLEMLGNHEDAGEYIRWSQVIKKEIVQNFWPSTQQKIFQSVSFAEKQFTLGDTSYLIAQTTPFDFSWRCDVLGNVLAFLHGTIDAEKAHQTFKFMLGVGVNDPFPVANVYPVVSPGDPDWKPYYTVNLLNLPNHYHNGGIWPFVGGFWVKFVNKLGFKDVAIAELHKLALINKEGINEEWEFTEWAHGTTGKPMGKAYQAWSAAQYISACNDIKIMKTKN; from the coding sequence ATGACCGTAAATAGCTTAAATGTTGAAAATAAAATAAAACTATTATCATTTGATATTGATAATACCTTAATTGATTTTCATACCTATAAAAGTAATTTTAAAAAAATATGGGAAAAGTATCAAGATCAAACCGATGCAATCTTAACCTATAATACAGGACGTTTAATAGAGGACGTTTTAGATTTAATCGATAAAAAGGTACTTCCGGAACCAGGTTATATTATTTCTGGAGTGGGTACACATATTTATAATTATAAAAAAGGTGCCATTGAAAAAGAATTTAATGATGTTTTGGATGATGGATGGAATCTTGATTCGGTAGAAAATATTGTTCAAAAAATTACCCATCCTATAAGTGATCAACCAAGTAAATTTCAGCACTCGTATAAGAGAAGTTATTTTTTTCATGATGCAAGCAATGACTTGATAGATGAAATAGCGCAAGATTTTGCGGATGCCAATATGGATGTAAACGTGGTGTATTCTGGTAATAAGTTTTTAGACATTTTACCCAAATGGGCAAATAAAGGAAACGCACTACAATGGCTGTTAAGAAGATTAGATTTAAAATCAGATCAAGTTTTAGTTGCAGGTGATAGTGGTAATGATTCTGCGATGTTCGATTTAAAAGAGGTTTCAGGTATTGTAGTTGCCAATGCTCATGATGAACTATATCTGTATACAAAACATAAAAAAGTGTATCATACAGAAAAAGAAAAAGGAGATGGTATTATAGAAGGATTAATTTTCTATGAAATCTTACCAAAAGACGCCCTTGAAGATACTAAAATTGATCATTCAGAAGATTTCTTTATCAAAAAGGAATTAGACAATATTGCTTTAGAAGATGATGATGAAAAAATAGCATTAATTCAAGAAGGTTATGTAAAAGCAATAGAAGCGTTAAGAAAAAATATTACGCCACTTGGTTTTTCAGCCTGTTCTATAAAAGACAATATTCCGAATGGTACCGATGAAAATTATCATAGTGTTTGGGCTAGAGATGGCGCCATAACAGTAATTGGTTCGCTGTCTTTAATAGAAGATGAAGAGATACACCAATGCCAGAGACAAACCTTAATAACCTTGCTAGAAAATATTTCTAGAAACGGACAAATCCCAGCAAATGTTAGATTAAAAGATGGTGAGCCAGATTATTCTGGAGTTGGTGGTATTTGTTCTATAGATAGTGGTATTTGGGTGGTTATTGCTTTCTACGAATATGTAAATGTTACCAAAGACATTCAGTTTTTAAGAAAATATATTGGAGATATAAAAGAAACCATGCGTTGGTTGGGCGCTCATGATAGTAATAATGATGCACTTTTAGAAATTCCTGAAGCAGGAGATTGGACGGATTTATTTGGTAGAAGTTACAATATTTTATACGATGAAATTCTTTGGTATCGCTCTAATGTTTGTTTCGGACGTATGTTAGAGATGTTAGGTAATCATGAAGATGCAGGAGAATATATCAGATGGTCTCAGGTGATAAAAAAAGAGATTGTTCAAAATTTTTGGCCTTCTACTCAGCAAAAAATATTTCAATCGGTTTCTTTTGCCGAAAAGCAATTTACCTTAGGAGATACTTCTTATTTAATAGCGCAAACCACACCCTTCGATTTTAGTTGGCGTTGCGATGTTTTAGGGAATGTTTTAGCCTTTTTACACGGAACCATAGATGCTGAAAAAGCACATCAAACTTTTAAGTTTATGTTAGGTGTTGGGGTAAATGATCCTTTTCCTGTTGCAAATGTATATCCGGTTGTAAGTCCTGGAGATCCAGATTGGAAGCCTTATTACACCGTAAACCTTCTGAATTTACCAAATCATTATCACAATGGTGGTATTTGGCCTTTTGTGGGCGGATTTTGGGTAAAGTTTGTAAATAAATTAGGCTTTAAAGATGTTGCTATTGCAGAGTTGCACAAGCTAGCGCTTATTAACAAAGAAGGAATTAATGAAGAATGGGAGTTTACAGAATGGGCACACGGAACTACCGGTAAACCTATGGGAAAAGCATATCAAGCATGGTCTGCAGCTCAATACATCTCAGCTTGTAATGATATAAAAATAATGAAAACTAAAAACTAA
- a CDS encoding TIGR01777 family oxidoreductase, with protein sequence MAKIIITGGTGLVGKRLSKLLIDKKHDVVILSRSPKNENEFKWDISSNYVDEKALLNTDYIIHLAGAGIADKRWTKERKEVIINSRVKSANLLFDKISELKINLKGFISASGVGYYGAITTNKIYQETDNAGTDFLGDVCQKWENAAHQFSTKNIPVTILRTGIVLTDNGGALDKMKTPIITPLGSGKQFLPWIHLDDLCAIYIKAIEENLEGIFNAVAPEHHTSITFSKELAKSINKPYIGIGVPSFMLKLIFGEMAKILLEGSKISAKKIEKNGYSFRFETLKKALNNL encoded by the coding sequence ATGGCAAAAATAATTATAACAGGTGGTACAGGTTTAGTCGGCAAAAGATTATCAAAATTACTGATTGATAAAAAACACGACGTTGTAATTTTAAGTAGAAGTCCCAAAAATGAAAACGAATTTAAATGGGATATCTCTTCTAATTATGTTGATGAAAAAGCGCTTTTAAATACCGACTATATAATTCATTTAGCAGGAGCAGGAATTGCAGACAAACGTTGGACCAAAGAAAGAAAAGAAGTAATAATTAACAGCAGGGTTAAAAGTGCCAATTTACTTTTTGATAAAATCTCTGAGCTTAAAATTAATTTAAAAGGTTTTATTTCTGCATCTGGAGTTGGTTATTATGGTGCCATCACTACAAATAAAATATACCAAGAAACAGATAATGCAGGCACTGATTTTTTAGGTGATGTTTGCCAAAAATGGGAAAACGCAGCGCACCAATTTTCAACAAAAAACATTCCTGTCACAATTTTAAGAACAGGTATTGTTTTAACGGATAATGGCGGTGCACTAGACAAAATGAAAACTCCTATTATAACTCCTTTAGGTTCTGGAAAACAATTTTTACCATGGATTCATTTAGATGATTTGTGTGCAATCTATATAAAAGCCATTGAAGAAAATTTAGAAGGTATTTTTAACGCAGTTGCTCCAGAGCATCACACAAGCATAACATTTTCTAAAGAACTAGCTAAAAGCATCAACAAACCTTATATAGGTATTGGAGTACCTAGTTTTATGCTGAAACTTATATTTGGAGAAATGGCAAAAATATTACTAGAAGGAAGTAAAATTTCGGCAAAAAAAATCGAAAAGAACGGTTATTCTTTTCGATTTGAAACACTTAAAAAAGCGTTGAATAATTTATAA
- a CDS encoding M28 family peptidase, whose amino-acid sequence MKKTTLLFLFITLSLSAQTDQRIYDIINTISADSIKADIKTLTEFGTRNTFSDTISSTHGIGAARRWIKSEFDAISNNCNNCISTFYQKDFVTKEGNRRVPHDAWIVNVVAIQKGTKYPNSYIIMSGDIDSRASDTMDFTTDAPGANDNASGMAGTIEAARVLSKYQFESSIVYVGLSGEEQGLFGGAGLAKYAKEKDWDIIGVLNNDMIGNIKGVDGVIDNRSFRIFSEPVPANETETQRKMRRFYGGEVDGISRQLARYIHKNVKTYMPEMNPMMIYRLDRFGRGGHHRPFNDLGFAGIRIMEAHENYTQQHQDIRTENGIKYGDTFEHVNFEYAKKLTAVNAITMANLAWAPEAPKEVAIGGIVEASVKLKWNKVAGAKGYKIYWRDTTSPTWDHSRYVETTEFTLDGIVIDNFFFGIAAIGENGHESVVIFPNKILR is encoded by the coding sequence ATGAAAAAAACGACACTCCTTTTTTTATTTATCACGTTATCACTTTCTGCTCAAACAGACCAAAGAATTTACGATATTATAAATACTATTTCTGCGGATAGCATTAAAGCAGATATAAAAACATTAACCGAGTTTGGCACAAGAAATACTTTTTCTGATACAATTTCTTCCACTCATGGAATTGGCGCAGCAAGACGTTGGATAAAATCTGAATTTGATGCAATTTCTAACAATTGCAATAATTGTATAAGCACTTTTTATCAAAAGGATTTTGTTACTAAAGAGGGCAATAGAAGAGTTCCTCATGATGCTTGGATAGTAAATGTTGTAGCGATTCAAAAAGGAACAAAATACCCAAACAGCTATATTATTATGAGTGGAGATATTGATTCTCGTGCAAGTGATACAATGGATTTTACAACAGACGCTCCTGGTGCAAATGACAATGCTTCTGGAATGGCAGGTACTATAGAAGCTGCAAGAGTGTTAAGTAAATATCAATTTGAAAGCAGTATTGTTTATGTTGGTCTTTCTGGTGAAGAACAAGGTTTGTTTGGTGGAGCAGGTTTGGCAAAATATGCAAAAGAAAAAGATTGGGATATTATTGGCGTTTTAAACAACGATATGATTGGAAATATAAAAGGGGTAGATGGTGTAATTGACAATCGTAGTTTTAGAATTTTCTCGGAACCGGTACCTGCTAATGAAACTGAAACCCAACGTAAAATGCGCAGGTTTTATGGTGGTGAAGTAGATGGAATTTCTAGACAATTGGCAAGGTATATTCACAAAAATGTAAAAACCTATATGCCAGAAATGAATCCGATGATGATTTATAGATTGGATAGATTTGGACGTGGAGGACATCACAGACCTTTTAATGATTTAGGTTTTGCTGGTATTAGAATTATGGAAGCACATGAAAACTACACGCAACAACATCAAGATATTAGAACTGAAAACGGTATAAAATACGGGGATACTTTTGAGCATGTGAATTTTGAGTATGCAAAAAAATTGACTGCAGTAAACGCCATTACAATGGCCAATTTAGCATGGGCTCCAGAAGCTCCAAAAGAAGTAGCTATTGGTGGTATTGTAGAAGCTTCTGTAAAATTAAAATGGAATAAAGTAGCTGGTGCAAAAGGTTATAAAATTTATTGGCGTGATACCACTTCCCCTACTTGGGATCATTCTAGATATGTAGAAACTACCGAGTTTACTTTAGATGGAATTGTGATAGATAATTTCTTTTTTGGTATTGCTGCTATTGGAGAGAATGGACACGAAAGTGTAGTTATTTTTCCGAATAAAATTTTAAGATAA